A section of the Rhodococcus pseudokoreensis genome encodes:
- a CDS encoding NAD(P)/FAD-dependent oxidoreductase has translation MNITDTPPTRRHRVVVIGSGFGGLFATKALRRANVDVTVIDRTTHHLFQPLLYQVATGILSEGEIAPSTRIILRKHTNTTVRLGEVTRIDLLGRTVTSTDQGKTTLTGYDSLIVSAGAQQSYFGNDHFAEHAPGMKTIDDALELRGRILGAFESAESTTDPAERERLLTFVVIGAGPTGVEMAGQIAELAHLTLVGAYRNIDTRDSRIILLDAAPSALGPFGPNLGHRATRTLATIGVDVQLGAAVTGVDRHGLTVRHADGTERRINAVCKVWSAGVAASPLARQLAAQTGSTLDRAGRINVNEDYSLPGHRGVFVIGDMATRGGLPGVAQVAIQGGRYVARQIKADVTATEKSSPQPKRPPFIYKDKGSMATISRFHAVAKIGGLQLTGLIAWILWLAVHVAYIVGFRSRLTTLLSWTWTFLGSSRGQLTITQQQVAARNALGRLHRIRHDERVNYEVVTRAG, from the coding sequence ATGAACATCACCGACACACCTCCAACACGGCGTCACCGGGTCGTCGTCATCGGATCCGGATTCGGTGGCCTCTTCGCCACAAAGGCTCTACGCCGGGCAAATGTCGACGTGACAGTCATCGACCGCACCACCCATCACCTCTTCCAACCCTTGCTCTACCAAGTGGCCACCGGGATCCTCTCAGAGGGGGAAATCGCCCCGTCCACCCGGATAATCCTGAGGAAACACACCAACACCACAGTCCGACTAGGTGAAGTCACCAGAATCGACCTCCTCGGCCGCACCGTCACCTCCACAGATCAAGGAAAAACGACGCTCACCGGCTACGACAGCCTCATCGTGTCTGCCGGCGCGCAACAGTCGTATTTCGGCAACGATCACTTCGCCGAACACGCGCCAGGGATGAAGACCATCGACGACGCCCTCGAGCTGAGAGGCAGGATCCTCGGTGCATTCGAGTCCGCCGAATCGACCACCGACCCTGCCGAACGGGAAAGACTGCTCACCTTCGTCGTCATCGGTGCGGGCCCCACGGGAGTCGAAATGGCAGGTCAAATCGCTGAGCTGGCTCACCTCACCCTCGTCGGCGCCTACCGCAACATCGATACCCGCGATAGCCGGATCATCCTGCTCGACGCCGCACCGTCCGCTCTGGGTCCCTTTGGACCGAACCTTGGTCACCGGGCAACCCGAACGCTCGCCACGATCGGTGTAGACGTGCAACTCGGGGCTGCAGTGACCGGAGTCGATCGGCACGGCCTCACCGTTCGACACGCAGACGGAACCGAACGAAGAATCAATGCAGTCTGCAAGGTCTGGTCCGCCGGCGTAGCAGCGAGCCCACTTGCCAGACAACTCGCCGCTCAAACCGGCTCCACCCTCGACAGAGCGGGCCGCATCAACGTCAACGAAGACTATTCCCTGCCAGGCCACCGAGGCGTTTTCGTCATCGGCGACATGGCCACGCGAGGCGGCCTACCCGGTGTCGCCCAGGTCGCCATCCAGGGCGGGCGGTATGTCGCCCGCCAGATCAAGGCCGATGTAACCGCCACCGAGAAGAGCAGCCCGCAGCCGAAACGACCGCCCTTCATCTACAAGGACAAAGGATCAATGGCGACGATTTCCCGCTTTCATGCCGTCGCCAAAATCGGAGGACTGCAATTGACGGGCCTGATCGCCTGGATTCTGTGGCTCGCGGTCCACGTGGCGTACATCGTTGGGTTCCGCAGCCGGCTGACAACCCTGCTGTCGTGGACATGGACCTTCCTGGGCTCCTCGCGAGGGCAACTGACGATCACTCAGCAACAGGTCGCCGCGCGAAATGCCCTCGGACGACTCCACCGGATCCGGCACGACGAACGTGTGAACTACGAGGTGGTCACCCGTGCAGGCTGA